GCTGTCTTGAACAGTGAGAAATGTACAAGTTTATGGAAATGGGAGGAGAGAGTGCTCAATATTCAGTGTGTACCTCAAGATATGCCATGTCTAGTGAATGAAAAACTCAAAAATAATATTAGCACAACTgtagcattttctcaattgatttaCTATTAAATAAGTATTTCTTAAGTTTAATTTCATGTAGAATATAATAAAAGCTAAATCGTCACAGTTAAGAGAAATATCAGAATAAAATAACCAACTTAACTTTCTATAGGCAGTTTTACTAACTATTCAAATATATGTGGGTATGTTTTTTCTATCCATTTATATTTACTTAGTCTTCTATATTTCTGCACATGTacctatgtatataaatatttgtggggttttttgttcttttatacaTCTGTATCAGTGAATATATTTCTTAAAGTGAATGTCAGAAAGAACTTTGTTATAATGATCTGGCCAGCTCTTACATTGCATAGCCATAATATTGAGAAATTTCCATATCCTTCTCCCTCTGAAGGAAAAGCTGCAGTTTTCCAGAAGAGCCGTTCTTGGCAGCATTCTCGCGCTCCTGTTGGGCCCGCCTCTTCATGgcctccctctctggcctctgctcttTTGTGATGGGTTGTGAGACAACTGGCCCGAGAATGTCAACTTTCTTCCATGGAATGGGTTGGCGGCTGAAGTCTTGCAGCAGATATTGTGTTTGAGGTTTGGGTGGTGATGGCACCTTGTTCTTGGCAGCAGAAACAAGCTCTTTCTGGAAAGAAGTGTGAGATGATGCTCTGCAAGGTGCAGGCCTCGAAGTAGCCACCTGTGGTGCAGCACTAGACTGGATGGGGTTGGCTACATTAGGTTGTGTGGCACTGGAGGAAATTGGAGGAGCTGGCTTGGCAGGGGCCATCAAAGATGTGCTGACAGGAGCTGGTTGAGTTGGCCTGAGTGTGCTAGGTTGAGCCGAGTGAGACTGAGGCTGCACAGGGCAAGCTGCCGTGGGCCTGCGTGAAGCCAGGGGGAGGGGCTTTCTAGAAGCAGGTCTGGCTTGAGGCTTGTCCAGGGTTGGAAAAGGCAGAGGTACTAACCTGACCTTCCCAGCTGGGGGCAGCTCGTACTGGGATGGAGATAGACATTCTTTGTCAgcactgctctctgctctctgaacCTTCCCTGGGCTTTTGGGAGGGCCCTGGCCCTCACATGGTCTGTTTAGCATTGTTGTGGTAACTGGGCGTGGGCCTGGATCTTTGTTGCTGGTGAAGGTTCTCAGACCCCCGAAGGAGGAGATGCCagttttcttctcattcttcttccCCAGAGGGTGGAAGACCTGCACGGACTCCAGCATGTGCATGCCAAGGTGGGTTCGAGGCTTCTTGAAGCTGTTTTGGCTGAGCTCAGGTGGattcctcttcctcttggtcTTGGGGATGGTGGGCTTCTCTTCTGCTTTGGCTCTGTTCCTCGATTGCTTAAGCTCCTCTGTTTTCTTGGAGTTGTTCTCTGGTCCACTTGGTCTTCCTTGCCCCTGTCTCCTAACTCTTCTGTTCTTGCTGGGGGGAGCTTTGGGAGCTTTGCCCTCCAGGTGCTTGGCCATGGTTTCATTAGCCCTGTCACTGGCCCCAGCAACACACACagccccctctccctctgccaggTCCCGGTGCTGGAGTTTGGCCTGAGGAGCCCCCTCAAGCAGCTCAGAGGATTTGTGTTTGTTCTTCCTCACTTGGTCAGAGGGGCCACTGATGACTCTCCAGTTTTCACAGGACTGATCCTGGTCTATGTCTGTGAGGGTGCTGAGAAGTTGTGGAAGTTGAATGTCTGCCTCAAGTGTAGTGATGTCTTTAAAGTCAAAGCTGGATCCAGTCTCATTCTCTAGCCCCTCAAGCTCTTTCAGGCCCATGCTGATGCCTCCCGAATGGGCATTATCAGAAGCAGGCTTCTGCCTTAGGCTCTCAGTATCAGTGCAGTGCAGAGGCTGCTGTGAGTCAGGTGGTTCTAAAGTCTCGATCGGTgtgtcttggttttcttttgtgcCCTCATGGGCATCCAGAGTCTTTAAAAACTCATCTTTTATCTCAGCCATGTTTTTGTTCTCTGTTTGTTCCAGGcttggaggtggaggcaaggCCAGGAATTCTGAAGGACTGTGGATGGGAGCTGTTAATGCCCTGTCCCCGTTGACAGCTGGTGGCCCTATCTGGGAAACCTGGGTACAGGTGTTGCAGAGTTCTGGACTCTGTAGCTGACATTGTGTCAGGCCTGAAGGTGCCAATCCCAGGGATGTCTCCATTTGAACCACTGGAAAAGAGTGAAGGAAGAAGTCAGTGCCTGGGATAAAAGAGATATTCCCCACCTCCAACCCCATTTATAGGGCCACAGCCTTTGGCCCCTGCAGCAGTGGAAAGGCATTTCTGTGAGCTCTTGCTGAGGGGCTTGGGTGGTACCTCTGTTAGCAGACAGGTGGTGACTGCTCTGTTTCTGCAGACCATTGCATGTCATGTTTTCtcagatatttttgttttccttcctgtttgTGTGGTTTATGGAGGAAAACCCTCAGTTGGTCAGTTACCAAATTCCCTGGACATGTGCTCTTCACTTTTCTTCCCCTTTGTCTTTCTTAAGAGTGCCTCATATCTTCGTGGAGCTTTGCTTTTAAGTAGGTTGTCTGGTCCATAATTTCCAAAAGCTTACCTGATTCTTTCATCTGATAATGTCATTACTCAGATGACCCCAGCATCTTGTTTTTTATGTGGGTTTAGGTATCCAAACACACTTAGGCACTCCTGCAAGGCATGCATTTGAACAACCAAGGATTTTCTCTAGCCCCATGTTTCCTAATCTTATAAGTGGAATGGAAAATGGTATGAAAATTCGAAATTGTTAGGCTTGGGTGTGACTCAGTAGTAGAGAACAGGTCTACATGATCTTATGTTCTTGGGCATGGGTTGCCTCTGGGGTGccagagcaaaagaaaaaatagcagCTTTAGCCAATATAGAATTGGTACCTTGACTACACCATACTCTCTCTACAAATTTAAGTGTAAGAAAGTTCCAGAATAGGTGCTGGAAATCTGGGAGTAATTCTTCTTCCGGGACAGATTCTGAACTACATTGCTCTGGAGCATTTCATTTCATGAAAAATTCCATGTTAcccaaacaaaaaattctcattGTCTTCTAGACTCAAGATCAATAGGTCAGGAAGGAGTCTATTGCAGTGTATTGGTGGATGGGACTGATTGTCTTGGGTAGTTACACTTGTGACTGTGGTGTACTCCATGTATATCCCTTAATACCAGATGGATGCCACTCACTGTGGCCTTGCATTCTCTCTTTTGATAGAGTCAGAAGGTGGGGGTGGAAGGCCAGAGATGGACTTAACCTGTCAGGACACTCATTCTCCCTCTGTGTGGAGTGCCCACTACTAAAAGGTAGAGGTCAATCTTCTTGGTGTGCTGATCCCACTCCTTCCCTCCTGGATTTGTACTCACCGGGAAGACTGTTGTCTGCCATGGATTGAGCAGATGTGGAATAGGAGAAGGCAGAGGTAAAGAGTGGTATTTGGACATTCCTTGGCTGAATCTCCTTTAACACCATCACCATCTCTGGTTGGAGCGCAGAGGTCTGACTCCCAGGGTAGGACACAGAGCCATGGGCCTGCACACACTGCCCAAATTCTCCAGCTATCAGAGGGCCCAGGCTGTTGTGCTCATAGTAATAGACCTGGCTACCCTCCTGGTAGGAAGGAGCCAGGCTGTATCCTTGATTTGGCATCTGCGGTGGTGTGACCTGGACAAAGCTGGTAGATAGTGTTGGATAGAAAGGAACTATGGCATTGGGATCTAAAATTTTTTCACACTGGTTTGTCACAGCCAGGGAGGAGAGTGTAGTGTCCTGGTCAATGATAGCTACATTGAACTCCTGGAGTGCATTTTCCCTCCTATCTGTGCTTCCAGGGAAATCCCACTTGAGAGCACCTGGATAGGAGGGTGCCGAGGTGGAGATCTGGCCCTGCTCAGTCAGCACTGTCAGCATGGTTGTGCCAGCATGTGGGTTAAGATAGGCATTACCCATGAGTGGCTGGAGAGAAGTGCTGGATGCTGATGGCAGAAGCCATGCTGAACTCACATCTGGGGTGGAGACCCTGGAGTAGTTGCACACCCTTCCTGCAGACTGGGTGGAGTTGctcagcagaggcagagaaggctgCCGAGCCCTTTCTGTCCCAAAGAAAGGTGaattttgaaaattttctgtAGGGAGGAAGAAGACAGTGGGAAAATGGTGAGACTGATGTTTTCTAGGTTACTGTGGGGGAGCAGTGCTATCTCCAGTTTGGACTGGCTGTGACTGACTAAGACTGATGTCTCCTCCGACATCCCAATTGCAAGTGCTCAGATGGATTCTTGGCACTAGCCAGAATGACACTCATTTGATGAGCTCCCTGATCTTCCTCTGTCTGCATGGAATACCTGCTTAAACTGATTTCACTTTTGCTCCAACCTAGACACATTCCTTCTTCGCCCTGCTTTGTCTTGCTCTCATACCTGCTGCGATACTGTCTCAAAACTATGTCCTAGAATTGAAGTGTTTAGAGGTAAGAGAGCATTAGATAGCTTCTCAAGCTTCTGCCTTTTCCCTATCCTATGCAAATCTATGTCAAGAGACATGATCTCTTTACTTAGAATAGGCTGGGCTTGAAATCATAGAAACAAACATGCCTCTGGTTCTGAAGTGCTGCTGTTATAAGTGAGTCCCAGGACCACCAAACTTTTCTATACTgtgtgggtgtttttgtttttaataattacacATCAGGGATTTTGTATCTGAATACTGTATTTACTTCATTTACTTTGCTAACTCCTCCTTTGTCCCTCATACCCCTTCTATAACTGTTGACATCTTATTTAAGTATAACTCTTAAACACCTATGTGTTTATGACTTTATGTATACAACCCACTGGTAACATTTCATGGTGTGTACCTGTGTTTAGGACTGACCTATTAGAAGGTTGATCCCTCAGTAAGATTtactcttcctcttttcctgttAAATTGCCTGTAACTCTTGTAGAGAGGAAGCCTTGTGAGGATTTCCCACCTTTGTCGATTAGTGTTATACAGAGAACTGGCTATGGAGTTCCCAGTCCCAACAGATAATATCCAACACAGCCAGTGTATACAAGAGTCAGAGAACTCTGCACAAGATATGATAGATTGTAAGAGCTGGGGACCAAAGTGGGAGAATATTCTCTACATATGACAATGAACTTGCACTCAGAGGAATCTTAAcaatatggttgcctaaacaagacGTGGGAAATGACAATGCCTTGAGCCTTTTGATTTAAAATGCGTAGTTCTCTGCAACATTCTGTCCCAAACTATCTTTGTGTTCCTTAAATATCATCTCTGAAAGtttgactccttttatttctctgttttctagCCCTTCAGCTTTATACTTTGGATTTTCGTTCCCCAGTGCTTGTGGGTCTGTCTTTCATGTAACAGCCTCAATATTTCTTTCACTAAAAGAACCACCTTTTCAGAGCCCAGTCACCTCTTAGTCCCTTCCACATTCACTTGTCCTTTAAGATTCAACAGCACAGAACACAGACCATAGTAGTACTGTAATCTCTCTGAGGTAAAGAATCAGTTGAGAATCAGTTGAGTCAAAAGTCACATTCTTAGTAAGAACAAAAGTTAATATGACTTTCACTGTGAGATATTAATGTCCATGTCATCTTTAGTATTCTAAAGATTTAAACATATGCTAAAAATGAGGAAAGACGTGATAAAACTGTTTGAAGGTTTCTTTCCTTACCTGACATGGTTGGGGGGCTCTGTAGGGGGAGTAACAGTACTCCACCCTACAATTGAGCCAGATAAATAGTAGTCTTTGTATAATACGCTGACCAAACCAACGAGTGTGTCCAGAATCAGACAGAGCCCACTGGTCACTGGTCACAGGTAACCTGTAATGATCCAAATTTGTTTACAGGCAGCACCATGGAAACCCTAGGATTCTACCAGGTGCTGGTAGGCTGAGAGAGAATGATGTCATAAATCAGTCAGTAGCCAATGGGAAGGGCAGATTCTGAGCTGCTAAACAGGATTTAGTGGACAAGATAATAGAGAAACAGCAGCCCTGAAGGCTGAGGTGTGTGCTAGTGAAAGGAGGTAACCTTCACATGGCTGTTCCTTTGCCTTGGCTTTTAGCTTAGGAGATCATGGCAGTGTATCTTATCAGATTCATGGACTATTATTAATAATGTGCATATCATGTGTCACATTCCAAAAGAATGTATCCCATCAGCACACACTATACACAGGGACAGCAGCCTTGGGCAGGAAGGAGTCACCTAGGTTGAGGCAACTAGGTTGAGAAACGGTTTTGAGTTGTGAGCTGTCTGCATCTGTCCATGAACAAAGGAAGAGATTAAAGGTCTCCTTTGTGACTGTGTTGAAGGGCAGGCTTGGGTGCATTGAAGGCATCTGTCATCCAAATATAAATTCC
This portion of the Apodemus sylvaticus chromosome 1, mApoSyl1.1, whole genome shotgun sequence genome encodes:
- the LOC127694884 gene encoding uncharacterized protein C2orf78 homolog, which codes for MSENFQNSPFFGTERARQPSLPLLSNSTQSAGRVCNYSRVSTPDVSSAWLLPSASSTSLQPLMGNAYLNPHAGTTMLTVLTEQGQISTSAPSYPGALKWDFPGSTDRRENALQEFNVAIIDQDTTLSSLAVTNQCEKILDPNAIVPFYPTLSTSFVQVTPPQMPNQGYSLAPSYQEGSQVYYYEHNSLGPLIAGEFGQCVQAHGSVSYPGSQTSALQPEMVMVLKEIQPRNVQIPLFTSAFSYSTSAQSMADNSLPVVQMETSLGLAPSGLTQCQLQSPELCNTCTQVSQIGPPAVNGDRALTAPIHSPSEFLALPPPPSLEQTENKNMAEIKDEFLKTLDAHEGTKENQDTPIETLEPPDSQQPLHCTDTESLRQKPASDNAHSGGISMGLKELEGLENETGSSFDFKDITTLEADIQLPQLLSTLTDIDQDQSCENWRVISGPSDQVRKNKHKSSELLEGAPQAKLQHRDLAEGEGAVCVAGASDRANETMAKHLEGKAPKAPPSKNRRVRRQGQGRPSGPENNSKKTEELKQSRNRAKAEEKPTIPKTKRKRNPPELSQNSFKKPRTHLGMHMLESVQVFHPLGKKNEKKTGISSFGGLRTFTSNKDPGPRPVTTTMLNRPCEGQGPPKSPGKVQRAESSADKECLSPSQYELPPAGKVRLVPLPFPTLDKPQARPASRKPLPLASRRPTAACPVQPQSHSAQPSTLRPTQPAPVSTSLMAPAKPAPPISSSATQPNVANPIQSSAAPQVATSRPAPCRASSHTSFQKELVSAAKNKVPSPPKPQTQYLLQDFSRQPIPWKKVDILGPVVSQPITKEQRPEREAMKRRAQQERENAAKNGSSGKLQLFLQREKDMEISQYYGYAM